One Candidatus Kryptobacter tengchongensis DNA segment encodes these proteins:
- a CDS encoding Holliday junction endonuclease RuvC: MIVLGVDPGSNITGYGVVKVEERSGKVDRTSLVAIDYGVIKVSEDDIFPARLKKIYDKITEIISLHHPTDLAIETAFYGKNFQSAFKIGHVRGVVILSAVNSGISVFEYTPREVKKSVVGRGNATKEQVQFMVKAILGLKSFPEFYDVSDALAIAICHINRTLVPERARYRDWKAFLKAHPEFLSADSMNKIKQRKK, encoded by the coding sequence ATGATAGTTCTTGGGGTTGACCCGGGAAGTAATATCACTGGTTACGGTGTTGTTAAAGTTGAAGAGAGAAGTGGAAAAGTTGACAGGACAAGTTTGGTTGCAATTGATTATGGCGTAATAAAGGTTAGTGAGGATGATATTTTCCCGGCAAGGTTAAAGAAGATATATGATAAAATAACCGAGATAATAAGTTTACACCATCCAACCGATCTTGCAATTGAAACAGCCTTTTATGGTAAAAATTTTCAATCGGCTTTTAAAATTGGTCATGTTCGTGGTGTTGTGATACTTTCCGCTGTGAATTCAGGTATATCGGTTTTTGAATATACGCCACGTGAGGTCAAAAAATCCGTTGTAGGAAGGGGAAATGCCACAAAAGAGCAAGTGCAATTCATGGTCAAAGCGATACTTGGTTTAAAAAGCTTTCCCGAATTTTACGATGTTTCCGATGCCCTCGCCATTGCGATATGTCACATTAATAGAACTCTCGTCCCAGAGCGGGCAAGATATAGAGATTGGAAAGCATTTTTAAAAGCACACCCGGAATTTCTATCCGCTGATTCAATGAATAAAATAAAACAAAGAAAAAAATGA